The following are encoded together in the Vigna angularis cultivar LongXiaoDou No.4 chromosome 9, ASM1680809v1, whole genome shotgun sequence genome:
- the LOC108346935 gene encoding auxin-responsive protein SAUR32, with amino-acid sequence MGMGEKSPRSFQLHHRDGKKQEFRGVPKGCMAIKVGQGEEQQRFVVPVMYINHPLFMQLLKEAEEEYGFDQKGTITIPCHVEEFRNVRGLIDRDKSLHHHHHVGCFGF; translated from the coding sequence ATGGGCATGGGGGAGAAGAGTCCAAGGAGTTTCCAATTGCACCATCGTGATGGGAAGAAGCAAGAGTTCAGAGGGGTGCCAAAAGGGTGCATGGCAATTAAGGTTGGTCAAGGAGAAGAGCAACAAAGGTTCGTGGTTCCTGTCATGTACATCAACCATCCTCTCTTCATGCAGCTTCTCAAGGAGGCAGAGGAAGAATACGGTTTCGACCAGAAGGGAACCATAACCATCCCTTGCCATGTTGAGGAATTCAGAAACGTCCGGGGTCTGATTGATAGGGACAAGTcccttcaccaccaccaccatgtTGGTTGCTTTGGCTTCTGA